A genomic segment from Bacillaceae bacterium S4-13-56 encodes:
- a CDS encoding sulfurtransferase TusA family protein codes for MKADKLLDAKGLACPMPIVKTKKALTEIDAGQILEVHATDKGAKNDLTAWTKSAGHELVQDAEESGVFKFWIKKG; via the coding sequence ATGAAAGCAGATAAATTACTAGACGCAAAGGGTTTGGCATGTCCAATGCCTATTGTAAAGACAAAGAAAGCATTAACAGAAATTGATGCAGGCCAGATTTTAGAGGTGCATGCCACAGATAAGGGTGCAAAGAATGATCTTACGGCATGGACGAAATCAGCCGGTCATGAGCTAGTTCAAGACGCTGAAGAATCTGGTGTATTTAAATTTTGGATTAAAAAGGGCTAA
- a CDS encoding DsrE/DsrF/DrsH-like family protein, translating to MSEQKKRTTIVLFSGDYDKAMAAYIIANGAAAYDHEVTIFHTFWGLNALRKDEPIKANKSFVEKMFGKMMPRGANKLGLSKMHMAGMGPKMIKDVIKKHNAMPLSDLMEMAQMQDVKLVACTMTMDLLGLQKEELLDDIEYAGVAGYLGDAENGNVNLFI from the coding sequence ATGTCTGAGCAAAAGAAAAGAACGACAATCGTTTTGTTTAGTGGGGATTATGACAAGGCAATGGCTGCCTATATTATTGCAAATGGTGCAGCGGCCTATGATCATGAAGTAACAATTTTTCATACTTTCTGGGGATTAAATGCTCTTAGAAAAGATGAACCAATTAAAGCGAATAAAAGCTTCGTGGAGAAGATGTTTGGGAAAATGATGCCACGTGGTGCAAATAAATTAGGTCTATCAAAAATGCATATGGCTGGTATGGGTCCAAAAATGATTAAAGATGTTATAAAAAAACACAATGCGATGCCTCTATCAGATTTAATGGAAATGGCACAAATGCAAGATGTAAAACTTGTCGCATGTACCATGACTATGGACTTGTTAGGTCTTCAAAAAGAAGAACTGTTGGATGATATTGAGTATGCCGGAGTGGCAGGCTATCTGGGGGATGCTGAAAACGGCAACGTAAATCTATTTATTTAA
- a CDS encoding sulfurtransferase TusA family protein, with protein sequence MEIKTDVVIDAKGLACPMPIVKTKKTMSTVDPGKVVLVEATDKGSLADIKAWAKSSGHEYIGSVEEEGVLKHYLRKGSNEEKEEKKHPHVVNNDQLSSKLDENADFILVDVREPAEFVFSHIPGAVSIPFGQLEERIDKLEKEKEIYVVCRTGNRSDMACQVLTEKGFEKVINVVPGMSEWSGPIEKMGK encoded by the coding sequence ATGGAAATTAAAACAGACGTTGTTATAGATGCAAAAGGTTTGGCGTGCCCAATGCCCATTGTTAAAACCAAGAAAACAATGAGTACGGTTGATCCGGGAAAAGTTGTGTTAGTCGAAGCTACTGATAAAGGATCATTAGCGGATATTAAAGCATGGGCTAAAAGCTCAGGTCATGAATATATAGGGTCCGTGGAGGAAGAAGGAGTCCTTAAACACTATTTACGCAAGGGAAGTAATGAGGAAAAAGAAGAGAAAAAACATCCTCATGTTGTAAATAATGATCAGTTAAGTAGTAAATTAGATGAAAATGCTGACTTCATACTAGTAGATGTGCGAGAACCTGCAGAGTTCGTATTCTCCCATATCCCTGGTGCAGTATCTATTCCATTTGGTCAACTTGAAGAGAGGATAGATAAATTGGAAAAAGAGAAAGAAATTTATGTCGTTTGCCGAACAGGCAATAGAAGTGATATGGCATGTCAAGTGTTAACTGAAAAAGGTTTTGAAAAAGTGATAAATGTTGTCCCAGGGATGAGTGAGTGGTCTGGTCCAATAGAAAAAATGGGAAAATAG
- a CDS encoding sulfite exporter TauE/SafE family protein: MDFAFILTLFLIGFVGSFISGMVGIGGSIIKYPMLLYIPPLLGFTAFTAHEVSGISAVQVFFATIGGVWAYRKGGFLNKSLILYMGISILIGSFIGGYGSKLMSDYTVNVVYGILATIAAIMMFVPKKGKEDTKNEEVTFNKTLAAILAFIVGVGAGIVGAAGAFILVPIMLVVLKIPTRMTIASSLAITFISSIGSTLGKITTGQIEYLPAAVMIVASLIAAPLGANAGKKMNTKILQIILAILILASAIKIWMEF; this comes from the coding sequence ATGGACTTTGCATTTATACTCACACTTTTCTTAATAGGATTTGTGGGTTCTTTTATTTCAGGGATGGTTGGAATAGGTGGCTCTATTATCAAATATCCTATGCTTTTATACATTCCACCATTATTAGGATTTACCGCATTCACTGCCCATGAAGTATCTGGAATAAGTGCTGTTCAAGTGTTTTTCGCAACGATTGGAGGAGTTTGGGCCTACCGTAAAGGTGGTTTTTTAAACAAATCTCTTATACTGTATATGGGAATTAGTATCCTCATTGGAAGTTTTATCGGTGGATATGGATCAAAACTAATGTCAGACTACACAGTTAATGTCGTCTATGGAATACTTGCAACTATTGCTGCTATTATGATGTTTGTACCGAAGAAGGGAAAAGAAGATACAAAGAATGAGGAAGTTACGTTTAATAAGACATTAGCTGCCATTCTTGCTTTCATCGTTGGAGTTGGCGCTGGGATCGTTGGAGCGGCGGGAGCGTTTATTTTAGTTCCTATTATGCTTGTAGTATTAAAAATTCCAACTAGAATGACGATCGCCAGTTCATTAGCCATTACCTTTATTTCATCTATAGGATCAACTTTAGGGAAAATCACAACCGGCCAAATTGAGTACTTGCCTGCTGCTGTAATGATTGTCGCAAGCCTTATAGCTGCCCCTCTAGGAGCCAATGCAGGCAAAAAAATGAACACCAAAATACTACAAATCATCTTGGCTATCCTCATACTAGCATCAGCAATTAAAATTTGGATGGAGTTTTAG